A stretch of DNA from Carassius carassius chromosome 22, fCarCar2.1, whole genome shotgun sequence:
acatgatctttacttaatatcctaatgattttttaactattgctaaaaatatatccaTGAGACTTGGTTTTGTAGTCCAAGgtcacaaatattatatatatatatatatatatatgtgtatgtatgtgtgtgtgtgtgtgtgaacaaaataaaatatataaataaaaggacTAAAAATTACAACACAGccaaattaatacaaatttaaaatcaaagacagaaaaaaagcattaaaaatattaatacaaagaaTAATAGTACTTCAACCTTCTTTCCCCAGCGTTTTAACAAATTTTGACACAAAAGCATCTTAGAACTTCAAATGCATTActcataattgtttttattattattatacattttttttttttttttacattatgcaaGAGAAGACGGCTAACACCTTTGTATTATAGTTTTTGGTCTTTAATGAAAATGTCACGTCATCATTaacagcaaactttttttttacttactgctttaaaaaaaggtttattatATGGTGCTTACATTACACACTTCTCCTTTAgcagtatttattttctttaagatTTCACCTTTATTCTCTTAGTGGTTTAGCACATTTAGGGCAGGGTGTATTTTCAGTGATTTCTCCTGAAGAATAAATCACTCAAATAAAGCCCAGCAGTCGTGTGTAGCTCTGATTATATAGTTTCTTTAGGACAAACAGTCCCATTGTACGTTCTCCGACAGACCGCAGCTGCTGTGTATTACTCACAATTAAGACACACTCGTTACCCGGTGGTACGTTAAAGACTATAAAAACTCATTTGGAAAGTCAAATACAAACTACACGTTTGATTATATTGGATGAGAAAGCGGACTACAACTCTACCGTTACATGAACACCAAAAAATGCAGCATGAATCCAATGCACTTGTGAAGAAACAAAACACTGTACACTAATAACAGGATTTCTGCAGGTTTATGATGAAGATGAAGTAAAGAGAATATGAAGGGATCACAATACATCAATATGTTCTCTAAATGTACATGGATCAAAGACCAAAAGGGGTTTTCAAGCATCAAAACATAAAAGTTTAAcgcagctttatttttttaagttgacacttaatttgaatatgctttatatctgtatataaagtcactttgtaaattaattttgacACCAAACGTCTCGTCATTGACCTAAAAATTTTTTTGTAtagttttaacaatatttcaAGGTTTGAAAATACAACTTCCAACATACCTAGATGCGTTTctgattaaaacaaaaactaatatctGCCGATGGGCTCAGAATACTCCACTTAAGTCAAAACTGAAATACAATTTTTGGCAGATATTTGTTGTTGATTTAAGACTGCTAATGTCATTTTGCATCTTTTGTGATGAAAGGAAATTTTGATATTCACattgaaaaacacaaaacactgaaACCCTTAAATTATGCACATTTAAGGCCTCATTTTGTGGAAAGGGCAACtttaagacctgcagaaaccctgaataAAGATGTGAGATAATTAAAAACTCAAACCAAGTGCGACAATAGATGAGAATGAGAGAATAAACTCAAAAAACACACGGTCAGGTGTTGGCTTAACCAGCAAGTCATATTGGCCGGGCATGTGCGCGGTCTGACGCTGAGCTAAAGGTCCTGGCAGACGGCCTCCGCCTCAACGCTTGCAAATCTGCCCCAATAAAACAACTCCCAGATGCCCCTGGCCTCCTCACTGCTAATAAACAACAGTCCTGTGTGAGAAACACAACTAGAGCCAAACCTGaggattcaaacaaacaaaaacatattatacaactttcaactttactacaaagaCAGAAGTATGATCTAGAAGTACGGGGAAGAGGGAATTATTATTAAGTACATGATCTAAGAAGCACCATCATTATTGATCCTATAGGTCTCCTATGTGCATTAGCTTGAACGCTAGTGTTAGCTTTAGCACCATTACGTTGAGATGTCTATACACTCCTTGGCTTGAGCAGAACGCACACAAGGTGCACGCGGGAGGACAATAACATcccatcatcatcgtcatcatcatcagtaGGTGGAGCAGCAGTTATAAGAGTCTGTGCatgtgttcagaaaaaaaaaaccttctcatACTAAAAGCACGCCAAACCGTCTATGGAAGCATTCACATCATCCAAAACTACTAGCTTTCACAATCTGTACAATTATGTTTTCTGTCAGCTAGTGGCTTATTACATCTATCTACAGTACAGTAAAATTTCCAcagtacaaaaatatattacagatcTCCTGGAATATTTACATGGGCACTTTCTCGacgaaaaaaaattcagataatCAGCAAAGTTGAGGATGCAGGGAAGGAAAATCAAAACCGTGGTGTACAACACATCCTCCCAGACAGTTAAAAGTCCAGCACCGACGAGAGTTCCCaattttgtgcctttttttttttttactcttcaagggataaaaacacacattaaaaattCACTGCATGCTTTGGCAGACTCGGAGCATTAAAGAAAAGGAACAAGTGGAGGGGAAAAAAGCAAAGGGAAAAGAACTCCCATCTCAAAAGATCCGCGCGTCCACTTCGGTTTGGGTACGTCAGCAGGCGCTGACAGAAGCTGCCCTCCCCACCCAGTCTTCTAGAAAAACATCCTGAAAACAAGCAGAACTTGCTTTAGtacgacacacacacaaatgcacaagaACCAACCATGTCATTTCTGATTGCATTTCTGTACCACAAACGGCAAAACAATACATAAAGACGCTCATCAGAGCATGACGAGCATCTGTCCTGTTATTAACCGCTGCGTGGGGAGCTGAAGACATCCATGCTGTCATTAACACGCATGAATACATGTGCTTCCGCCCACAAAGTGTTCATCTTGACCACATGCTCAGAAAGCATCACATTCCACACCAGTGCGGGAGTCTGGGTAAACAAACTCCTACTGCAAACAACTTATGAACTACGATTGATTAATAGTGGTTCTAACGAGGGAAACAATCCTGGAATCGTCATTTACATCTGTGGgagaaggtcaaaggtgactttaAAGTATCTTTGGCCCGGGCGGATTGTATCATCAGCTTTGATTAATTAACGTCTTCTCTCATATCCAGGGTTATTGATagcccagccccccccccccttgagcTTTGGAGCCAGTGTTTGGGTTTGGGGAGAGCCCAGTGACTGGTTGCAGTGACgccagcgccatctgctggagaAGATCATAAAGAGTCTTTAACAGGAAAGCAGTGGCTCCTGTTGAGAGCTTCAAACACGTGATACGAACATGGAAGTCGTCGACGGCTCCTGTGCTCTGAACGCTACGGGTAAAGTTTGAGAGAGCTGCTAATGTAGATCACCTGTAGATGTTGGGGTCCAACAGAACCGCCGTGTCCTGTGGAAGCTGGGAGAGATGGACCACTTTGGTCTTCAGCTGGGGACGGTCGCTCTCACTGACCCAGGCGTCTGGAAGCCTGTGCACATCAGAAAgacaaagaaatgtataatatgGGCCATTTTTGACAGTGCATTCAGGAAAGCAATGAATTAGCATGCAGATTGCATTTTGTACATAATATGAAATTGTTCAGTATGTCAAAATGAGAATATACGATGCACAATGTCTCATATTTTGTAGGACGCCAAGCACGCTGCATTGTTAGATACAGCATACTACATAAGCCTAGTATACTATAGAATGTCAAAATATGAATATACTAAATGCTATAATGCTATGCACTCAACTTACTAATTCTGTCAAAATGTGCAGAATACAACCAAAGCACATTGCGTAAGATGTCCCAGAATGCTATGACCTAGGCTGTCAATttctaatgtaattaaattacgatACATTTTAACCACGATTAACAAAAACTTGATTTACAGTTTTATCATAAGGCCTAAAATTTTATCAAGAGTACAAATGCAAAATTCCTGGTCTAAAATGATGCCTCACATAGCATGAATactatacagtgtatatatactaTACAGAGTTCAATAAAGGTACAATACACAGCAACATTTTGATCAATTACAGTACTTACAGAAAAATATACTAGTATGCATACAGTATGTACGTTCTTAATTCCAATCATAGCTTAAAAATATACACTACAGATAAATATTAGCATTTGCCAGTCCGGATAACACACAGCCTCCATCTCCTCCAAACATGCACTCCACAATgagattattaaaaatgttttccttttttcctcTCCACAGAGGAGCCTTTTTTGGCTCGGGCTTGAAATCCATTTTAAACGTCTCGTGAGACGGCAACTTCTTCAGCGTTGTCGCCGAGCTGACAAACATTCCTCCGGCTCAGATTGATGACCGACTCAGAAAAGCAGTGTGCACATGCACAGGTTTGTCCAAGTGTACAGGTATGCAAGTGCATCAATTATCACCACATGGACCATTGTAGCTGCAGTGCAAATATAAATTCAACAGTACAGTTAGCAGCAAGGCTCATTAACCATAAAAGTAGTTTAAGATTTAAAACCAGTTTAAATTGCACATAAAGATTAAAGAAAGCAGCTCACAAAGTGGTAAAATTAGAGATGAAATCTGTGGACGGTTACGAGTAACGTGTTCAAAGGCCTCTCATCTAAGCCATGGAAATATTGAGAACAAGTGGATAACCTTTAAAAGGTTTTTATCTTGGACAGACTTCAATGAAAAGCAAGTTTGTTTCCAGATGGTGTTTGACACAGGCCAGCGCTCTTCAATCCATTCAATCTGACATTAATGTGGACATTTACCACATAGACCTGGGAATTGATCTGAATGCTCAGGTGAGGGGGAAAAAAGCACTTAAGACAACATAAGAGAAAGAATAAATGGATTTAGCGAGACAGCAAGAAGAGAAAAGTGATTGAGAGACAAAAAGTGTAAAATTGGGGAGAAATAGCCTGTTGGCACATTAGCTGCCATTTCTAAAACAAGAGAATTTCTGTAAGCATGTAATTCCCCAGTGACCAACACTTGGCTAGCCAAAATCTAACGTATACAGAGCACATTGGGTCAGATACAGCATCCCACGATGCAATGTGTtaaaatttaacttttaattCAAGTGGGATGAATGAAACCGAAGAAACGCATCAACCACAGTGTCTTTTGTCCCTCATTATTTGATCAGAATGGTGATGTTTTTATACAAAACGACAGTTAATAATGGGATGAGAACTGAGTACCAATTTAATAAAGGTCATCTGACAAATGTAGTATAATATTGTCCAAATATGCATACTTCCTTAATATATAGTAGGtgaaaaatgtgtgaaatataGTGGTATAGTATTAATAAAACAGTAggcaaaaaaagttacatttcagcAAAATTCAGAAACGTGCATATGATGGCCATTTTACCTATGAGGCCTAGagagaaaaaacttttttttttattatatattatgtaattaaaaaaaaatccttgctaTGTGTAATGCATTAAGCTAACTGATACTAGTAAAAACACTTGCATATAATTGCAATGTActaatgtacatttaattttcaatttattttattattcaatgttaaaatatatatgaaaatgtaatttattacatgcaaacaacatgtaaactatTCTGCATAGTACAGAATATACTAGCCCTACTTTCTGCACAGTGCTCACATGCATCTCTCTGCACAGCAGGACACAGACACGCTTGAGGGAAAAACTTCACCTTTGGGATTAATAAGGTCTCCACAGTCAGCTATAGATCAGTCTGTATGTGTTTTTGAGGCAGTTGATGTGACTTAAGGAGCCTCAGAACCATCAGCCTGTCACATATATCAAgtcatgtatgtgtgtttgaatcatcagtgtgtAAGGCCGCCCTCGAGTGGCCCGTGACTCACATGAACGGCTGACATTTAGTGCAGAGCACTGAGGTGAGCAGTACACTTTCTTATACTCACATGTCCTCTGGCATCCAATGAAGCAGGACCTTCACTTTCCCAGAATCCTCCTTCCGCCTGGCGATCACCTGCTCAATTACACACGGTGAAAAGGAATGCGTGAGATCTCGTTTTAGGTTAACTGCATGCTACATACTGGCTGTGTGCTTGTGGTTCAATGAAGTCTGACTTCGGCTCAGAGCTAAGGTAAGGTTTAAAAAGAACTAACAGCTAGGAAAAGTGTTCATGCTAAAGATAAAAGACATTTAGAAAGGAACATTTAGAACAGGAACTAGTCAGGTTTGTCTGTAAACAAGTATATTCTCTAATGTCATGTGATGCATTTGGAATGGGTGCACTCAATATACTTGTACTAGGATACTTCTTACTGTTTATactacaaacaaaaaaagtatttgaaacgTTATTCAATGTGCAACACAAAGTTGAGTTAACAGTAGTATGTCAAGGTTTTGTCACGTGATCTCACCATGTTAACATTTGATGGTTTGATGAACAGTGAATCAATAAATGTAGGTATTCTACACACTGTAAAGTGTAAAATACAGGCAGAGATATTAGGATTGGCCCATATAGTAGAATAAGTGTCGGTACCCACCGTACTGTGAAACACAACGCTGTGGCCTTTGCCTTGGCTCTCAATATGAGTCGCTAGATTGAGGCAGATGGCGCGATGACGGATTGCATCCATGGTCTGAGCATCAAAAAAGTCGTGAGGTCGTGCTGGTGGGAGGAAATGGATTGGAATTAAAGAGCAAGAGTTTTGAACCCAGAATTAAACATGCATCGAAATTCCACTAACACTCACGCAATGACCTCCGCCGTTTGTACTTAAGTTTCTTCCGTTTGTTGATGCCTGCTTTGGAAGGCGACTCTTCCTTCACCTTGGTCTGGCTTGAGAGTTTGGAGGAATTCTGGGAGCTGAAGTGGGTCGGCACGTGGCGCGCTAGCCCCCCCTGGGAGGCAAAGGTGGCATTGCAACCACCCACCACACACTTCAAAGAGACAGACATCAGTCAGAGTAAtaacagagaaaaagaaaaaaaaaaaagacacataaaaaaacacaaacacctcACATGACCTCTTGGCAATGCTGGGTTCTAATTACAGAATGAGTCCTGGTGTTTTCAGTGTCTAGCGGTGATGACAAAGTTCCCTCATAAACACAAAAATGCAGCCATATGCAAGGTTACACTTGTATAACAGTATGAActcatacttttattaaaaatgtcataatctaAATGGATAAAAGACAGGAATCATTTAATGAATGCAATTTTATTCCTAATTTAGATATTTTGGTGAAATGTGACCTGAAGTGTGAGACTGACCCTGTAAGACCATTTGTAGTGCTCTAAAACTGCATTAAAGAAAGAATTTCTGTAtttaaagaatagaaaaaaaaaaaaagatcacaacaataataaaatcttactacaatacaaaaaaaaaaacagaaacttaatataacaaataaagcATGAAAACAAATAGTAAAGCTTGTAGtctgaatatttaaaatagtGTTAACAAGTTGTTAGTTTGAAGACTTTAAGAACAAGTAGTAGTAGTTTTAAATGCTCggataataaaatgcatttaaaatagacattaaaaaatttaaatacaattaaataaaacagaagctAAAAAAGCCAACTAAAAACTATTCTAATTAAATCAATTATAACTAACCAATACAAACTAAAACCAAAAACTAGATACATTTTTTGCAAgtatctgtgcatgtgtgcaaaGAGGCTGACCTTGAATGGTTTGTCTCCACTGTGAGAGAGCATGTGTCTCTGCAGCCAGCTCTGACTGGTGGACGGTGTGTTGTACACCTTACAGCCTTTCCAAAGACACACGAAAACCTGCGTGCAAACAGTGAGCAATGTAAGAATTTCACTTAACACACGTCTCAAAAATCATTTCAAACatgcaaaactattttttgtaaaatgcttTGCTTTAAGAATATTTGTTTCCTTCTACCGCAATGCCACATTTAACATGGCTTAAATGCTTTTTGGGGCCTAAAACAATCATTCACACACACTGACCCCGCCGCGCTGTCCGTCCACGTGCACTCCGCGGATGTGTTCGGCCAGGTCCGGGCTGCTGTTGAACAGCATGTGGCACTGATCCCAGCAGCAGGAGTAAGATGAGCCCTTAGCGGAGGAGGAAGACGCCCCGCCGTGACCGTTCATCATAGCTGGGGTAGAACGACCGCTGGAATCAATGCTCTCCATGTCCATGAGAGTGCTGCTGAtactgaaacacacaaacaatgatTTAGTACAAAGAAAACCAAATGTCATTCAGAAATCTGTCAAGTTTAGAGGTGCACC
This window harbors:
- the LOC132098661 gene encoding zinc finger protein AEBP2 isoform X1, coding for MASTTSDGSEHESPNPSEQSGDGSESGLRAADPEPAVKMDGAETDEKPNGHESTEQSPEEATRGDDGNDETEAEPEKEPQKSPGSADGTTERMKREQREEESAPSPAEKNSSGGGMKRRASLEMMSLSSDGEPLSRMDSEDSISSTLMDMESIDSSGRSTPAMMNGHGGASSSSAKGSSYSCCWDQCHMLFNSSPDLAEHIRGVHVDGQRGGVSVFVCLWKGCKVYNTPSTSQSWLQRHMLSHSGDKPFKCVVGGCNATFASQGGLARHVPTHFSSQNSSKLSSQTKVKEESPSKAGINKRKKLKYKRRRSLRESRPHDFFDAQTMDAIRHRAICLNLATHIESQGKGHSVVFHSTVIARRKEDSGKVKVLLHWMPEDMLPDAWVSESDRPQLKTKVVHLSQLPQDTAVLLDPNIYRMFF
- the LOC132098661 gene encoding zinc finger protein AEBP2 isoform X2 codes for the protein MASTTSDGSEHESPNPSEQSGDGSESGLRAADPEPAVKMDGAETDEKPNGHESTEQSPEEATRGDDGNDETEAEPEKEPQKSPGSADGTTERMKREQREEESAPSPAEKNSSGGGMKRRASLEMMSLSSDGEPLSRMDSEDSISSTLMDMESIDSSGRSTPAMMNGHGGASSSSAKGSSYSCCWDQCHMLFNSSPDLAEHIRGVHVDGQRGGVFVCLWKGCKVYNTPSTSQSWLQRHMLSHSGDKPFKCVVGGCNATFASQGGLARHVPTHFSSQNSSKLSSQTKVKEESPSKAGINKRKKLKYKRRRSLRESRPHDFFDAQTMDAIRHRAICLNLATHIESQGKGHSVVFHSTVIARRKEDSGKVKVLLHWMPEDMLPDAWVSESDRPQLKTKVVHLSQLPQDTAVLLDPNIYRMFF
- the LOC132098661 gene encoding zinc finger protein AEBP2 isoform X3: MASTTSDGSEHESPNPSEQSGDGSESGLRAADPEPAVKMDGAETDEKPNGHESTEQSPEEATRGDDGNDETEAEPEKEPQKSPGSADGTTERMKREQREEESAPSPAEKNSSGGGMKRRASLEMMSLSSDGEPLSRMDSEDSISSTLMDMESIDSSGRSTPAMMNGHGGASSSSAKGSSYSCCWDQCHMLFNSSPDLAEHIRGVHVDGQRGGVSVFVCLWKGCKVYNTPSTSQSWLQRHMLSHSGDKPFKCVVGGCNATFASQGGLARHVPTHFSSQNSSKLSSQTKVKEESPSKAGINKRKKLKYKRRRSLPRPHDFFDAQTMDAIRHRAICLNLATHIESQGKGHSVVFHSTVIARRKEDSGKVKVLLHWMPEDMLPDAWVSESDRPQLKTKVVHLSQLPQDTAVLLDPNIYRMFF
- the LOC132098661 gene encoding zinc finger protein AEBP2 isoform X4, whose product is MASTTSDGSEHESPNPSEQSGDGSESGLRAADPEPAVKMDGAETDEKPNGHESTEQSPEEATRGDDGNDETEAEPEKEPQKSPGSADGTTERMKREQREEESAPSPAEKNSSGGGMKRRASLEMMSLSSDGEPLSRMDSEDSISSTLMDMESIDSSGRSTPAMMNGHGGASSSSAKGSSYSCCWDQCHMLFNSSPDLAEHIRGVHVDGQRGGVFVCLWKGCKVYNTPSTSQSWLQRHMLSHSGDKPFKCVVGGCNATFASQGGLARHVPTHFSSQNSSKLSSQTKVKEESPSKAGINKRKKLKYKRRRSLPRPHDFFDAQTMDAIRHRAICLNLATHIESQGKGHSVVFHSTVIARRKEDSGKVKVLLHWMPEDMLPDAWVSESDRPQLKTKVVHLSQLPQDTAVLLDPNIYRMFF